A window of the Schlesneria paludicola DSM 18645 genome harbors these coding sequences:
- a CDS encoding RHS repeat domain-containing protein codes for MDRHLIGLGRAVTKCIRAWYEPGRHLLRQWLMGWTALTFLFPMSLLLSERSVEAHPLVKASPMPSLGQCPTPAGKMPGTGSGGGGGSGGGGSGGGGSGPFGPMASATFNPLDPSGGGGGGGGGTCEKPCAGGDCEPCILDSPPDAEAGPAQSGDPITLNSGRIRENPVDITLTGPGVSWSFGRNFVLADNSGTLTTQGVSWLNNPVDIYLYNGGTSDVVLLGPGGTLRGFVYNSTTGTFTSPAESSYLVMTHDAVNKVYVLTDQIKRFRWIFNDFTIANSWAGGLLAEQTTLELAAQGRRGFVYTYDSYGFLSQITGPTGQDYNIVYSWTGNLIRSIQFQDAAANPFAQVDYTYYQDVTGASTDIGMTNNLVQVKVSRKATADTGSTMSVVRYTQYRYTSNYGRDIKAVYEHDAIQRMVGTLSGIAVPEDLLKKPDNYGTPQIQDFASRSFTYYTSNVATTSVNTPFQSGENLEATYGGAASDETTLVKTETIGGCGGCGRVNSITKSYFYMSVAGANSSDQNQVTRLVVEDTTDSAGNSVHRTVYGLQGLPSSPWTGGRMLRRTIIQNPVSSPIYWCESWIFATATGSSALPYRIAEHRYPSAHTTVTSASALRNFLAPYNGSSWANDTATLNSSSGLVETFSYNTLGLRTDSWVKNGSSGTAYYVSASDYGDTTNPTLVTAVYDYPMQTTTRSSGKQTSYSYTFYDTSTHRQIKTKTTTLPTIPTGQNGSGVATTKSEYYDNIGRLRWTQDGEGYVNYYSYNPTTGQLAFTAIDVDPASPGSDIASGSTGNWEAATVAGASSNQPTRSSGLPTPLAMATKQYFDSQGRQTQFVDASGETHYTAYANYQTIRFPHWNTVAGRCEMPIGITNLNTSAQVTDTISVRATFTSISTSSGAPIGFSTSPTQSDYVTWTRQNYDSLTGWLLSADRYANIPGSGTGTLSTDFYRTIIQYDLLGRIQYLIEIIKGSATSNSVEQLTRYTYDVHDRVTQVDKGVSGNTAANSHDMGSDYNSYPTLCTISQTVYDGGGIGDGLVTKTKTFFGTGSNDYTGANYFRTYRGDLRGIEPFYVSSSTETSIGPYTVNDADWLGRTTTTAIFDATPTWATVLSGDGYNTYASSTTSNRRTQVDTLYDDLGQVFQKKKYKIAATTGAGTNYLSRKNYFDRNGRQVATGIEYAKGTEFAYDGAGRAYQHRTVIALKSTPFTSGAFNYNAPIPKPNLGSMSGGDAGVLALSHQALDANGNATDVDSFEDNHDDLTGSSKGINLTNNNDYIRRTVFNWFDSAGRLTTSVDFGSGDTATGTGQWKYATRPVRPSTLPTASSSSALVSKIIYNVDSGLPESEIDPAGITNKRFTDRLGRTTYLAANFSNFNAATESGTGDSTDPSKDQVTNWIYDGPNRLKQLIAMDPNSDGNLADNQVTTYLYEDAISADRTTSSIYSDSSDTTSSGSDQVKLTYNVDGSLSQRTDQRGTVIDYSYANTRLPAIQSVSILGSGVDGSVRSIGRTYDNLRRLQKLTSYASAAGAGTVVNEVQFVPDEMDQNTATYQSHSGAVNTSTAPKVLYNYNNNLTGSVYNKQYRMQFTTYPNGRVIYRDFGTAGNPYDVLNQVRFIYETNTLGTLLAQYDYNGAGSTLASVTLPEPSLKLDYFQGTAGIYAGRDRFGRVVDQYWKGSGATADADRYRYGYDYASRRVFKDIDSSIYATNTKDEAYIYDGLHRLSNTKVGTLSGATISGTPATEETFTLDALGNWPNYVKKAAGTTNLDQTRTVNSANELTGIAASIGTTWATPAYDAAGNMTTMPKPTTLTTGYTATYDAWNRLVKIVDAITSQTVQQNQYDGRDFRTVIQSYTSGTLSETRHSYFTDDWCCVEERIGAATTADRQFVWGGRYIDELILRDRGSERLYALQDANFNVTAIVDTSGVAQERFTYSSYGNPTFLTGGFGARSASSFGWETLFGGYRFDTGAQLSTVRNRVYHPVLGNWTKRDPLGYVGGMMLYAYVGGNPTFYVDPTGLLPPGMPNDWGSGNTSVGNCWRYACNDPGKEGERHSMFPGGGPSPKGRLSCKQVLAGANKTKGVKPCKGKCPKGSYKVKLVISNKYFSDNDYHWYRQDDDGTWSSKPGKDSVESGINDPMVDAKKNGYNIDCGDLCIDVGTDVD; via the coding sequence ATGGATCGGCATTTGATTGGATTGGGGCGTGCCGTGACGAAGTGCATTCGCGCCTGGTATGAGCCCGGTCGTCACCTGCTACGTCAGTGGCTCATGGGCTGGACTGCGCTGACCTTTCTCTTTCCCATGTCCTTACTCCTCTCTGAGAGAAGCGTGGAGGCCCATCCGTTAGTGAAAGCGTCTCCAATGCCCAGTCTTGGTCAGTGCCCGACGCCGGCAGGAAAAATGCCGGGAACGGGTTCTGGTGGAGGAGGTGGTTCTGGAGGAGGTGGTTCTGGAGGAGGTGGTTCTGGTCCGTTCGGGCCAATGGCTTCAGCAACCTTTAATCCCCTTGATCCTTCCGGCGGAGGTGGAGGTGGTGGAGGTGGAACATGCGAAAAACCGTGTGCAGGAGGCGATTGCGAACCGTGCATTCTCGATTCACCACCAGACGCCGAGGCGGGACCAGCGCAGAGTGGCGATCCGATAACGCTCAATAGCGGGAGAATTCGAGAGAATCCCGTAGATATTACCCTTACTGGCCCTGGAGTCAGTTGGTCGTTCGGGCGGAACTTCGTGCTCGCGGACAACAGCGGCACTCTCACCACGCAAGGTGTCAGTTGGCTGAACAATCCCGTGGATATTTATCTTTATAACGGGGGAACGAGCGATGTCGTACTGCTGGGGCCGGGTGGTACGCTCCGCGGGTTCGTTTACAACAGCACCACTGGCACATTTACGTCTCCAGCGGAAAGCAGCTATCTCGTCATGACCCATGACGCCGTCAACAAGGTCTATGTGTTGACGGATCAGATCAAGAGGTTTCGCTGGATTTTCAATGATTTCACGATTGCGAATTCATGGGCCGGAGGGCTGCTTGCCGAACAGACGACTTTAGAGCTCGCAGCGCAAGGGCGGCGAGGATTCGTCTACACGTACGATTCGTATGGGTTCCTCAGCCAGATCACGGGGCCCACTGGCCAGGATTATAATATTGTCTATTCTTGGACCGGGAATCTGATCCGAAGCATTCAGTTTCAAGATGCTGCGGCAAACCCGTTTGCCCAGGTCGATTACACGTACTACCAGGACGTGACCGGGGCTTCGACTGATATCGGAATGACCAACAATCTCGTCCAGGTCAAAGTCTCGCGAAAAGCTACCGCCGACACGGGCAGTACCATGTCCGTCGTCCGCTACACCCAGTATCGTTACACGTCAAATTATGGACGCGATATCAAAGCTGTTTACGAGCATGACGCGATTCAGCGAATGGTCGGCACGCTAAGCGGAATTGCCGTCCCCGAGGACTTGCTCAAGAAGCCAGATAATTACGGCACACCGCAAATCCAGGACTTTGCCTCACGCAGCTTTACGTACTATACCTCCAACGTTGCCACGACGAGTGTCAATACGCCGTTTCAATCGGGCGAGAATCTTGAGGCGACATACGGTGGGGCGGCTTCCGACGAAACGACATTAGTGAAGACCGAAACCATCGGAGGATGCGGCGGGTGTGGGCGAGTCAATTCCATTACCAAGTCGTACTTTTATATGAGTGTTGCGGGCGCGAATTCCTCTGATCAGAATCAAGTGACGCGGTTGGTCGTGGAAGATACCACAGACTCGGCTGGAAATTCAGTTCACCGAACCGTCTATGGACTGCAGGGCTTGCCGAGTTCACCTTGGACCGGTGGGCGTATGCTGCGTCGAACAATCATTCAGAATCCGGTGAGCTCTCCCATCTATTGGTGTGAATCCTGGATATTTGCCACCGCGACGGGATCGTCCGCATTGCCCTATCGGATCGCCGAGCATCGCTATCCCAGCGCGCACACGACTGTCACGAGTGCCTCGGCTTTGCGGAATTTCCTTGCCCCGTACAACGGAAGCAGTTGGGCCAATGACACCGCCACGCTGAATAGTTCGTCTGGTCTAGTCGAAACCTTTTCCTACAACACACTGGGGCTCCGTACGGATTCGTGGGTGAAGAACGGCTCAAGCGGAACCGCATATTACGTGTCGGCCAGCGACTACGGCGACACGACAAATCCCACACTGGTCACGGCCGTCTACGACTATCCTATGCAAACCACGACGCGTTCGAGCGGCAAGCAGACGAGCTATTCCTACACATTCTACGATACAAGTACTCATCGGCAAATCAAGACGAAAACGACAACCTTGCCGACCATCCCGACAGGCCAGAACGGATCGGGGGTTGCCACGACGAAATCCGAGTACTATGACAACATCGGCCGCCTGCGCTGGACTCAAGACGGCGAAGGATATGTCAATTATTACAGCTACAATCCGACAACGGGGCAACTGGCCTTTACCGCAATCGACGTCGATCCTGCGAGCCCCGGTAGCGATATTGCCAGTGGTTCAACGGGAAATTGGGAGGCTGCGACAGTCGCAGGTGCGAGCTCTAACCAACCTACTCGTAGCTCTGGACTTCCGACCCCGCTCGCGATGGCCACGAAGCAATATTTTGACTCGCAAGGCCGTCAAACGCAATTCGTAGACGCCTCTGGAGAAACACATTACACGGCGTATGCGAACTATCAAACGATTCGGTTCCCGCATTGGAACACGGTTGCGGGACGATGCGAGATGCCGATCGGCATTACAAACCTCAATACCTCCGCGCAAGTCACGGACACGATTTCCGTGCGTGCCACATTCACTTCGATCTCCACATCGTCTGGCGCACCGATTGGGTTTTCGACATCACCGACTCAAAGTGACTACGTGACATGGACGCGGCAAAACTACGATTCGTTGACCGGCTGGCTTTTGTCCGCTGACCGCTACGCGAACATCCCCGGCAGCGGCACGGGAACTCTCAGCACCGATTTTTATCGGACGATAATACAGTACGATCTCCTTGGTCGTATTCAGTATCTGATCGAGATCATCAAAGGCTCCGCAACCAGCAATAGCGTAGAACAACTCACGCGGTACACTTACGACGTCCACGATCGAGTGACGCAAGTGGACAAGGGAGTCAGTGGCAATACGGCCGCCAACAGCCATGACATGGGAAGCGACTACAACTCCTACCCGACGCTGTGTACCATCTCGCAAACGGTTTACGATGGTGGCGGGATCGGAGACGGGCTCGTCACAAAGACGAAAACGTTTTTTGGCACGGGCAGCAACGACTACACGGGAGCCAATTACTTTAGAACATACCGAGGTGATCTGCGCGGCATTGAACCGTTTTATGTCAGCAGCTCCACCGAAACGTCGATCGGACCTTATACTGTCAATGATGCCGATTGGCTTGGGCGGACGACGACTACCGCCATCTTTGATGCGACTCCGACCTGGGCGACCGTACTTTCGGGTGACGGATACAATACCTATGCGTCATCAACGACGAGCAATCGCCGAACGCAGGTCGACACGCTCTACGACGATCTCGGCCAAGTTTTTCAGAAAAAAAAGTACAAGATTGCGGCAACGACGGGAGCGGGCACCAACTATCTCTCTCGCAAGAACTATTTCGACCGAAATGGACGACAGGTCGCGACGGGAATTGAGTACGCCAAGGGAACCGAATTCGCCTACGATGGTGCAGGGCGTGCTTACCAGCATCGAACAGTCATTGCGCTGAAATCGACTCCTTTCACTTCGGGGGCTTTCAACTATAACGCTCCGATTCCAAAGCCGAACCTGGGTTCGATGAGTGGCGGAGATGCGGGCGTTCTAGCTCTCTCTCACCAAGCTCTTGATGCGAACGGCAATGCGACGGATGTCGACAGTTTCGAGGACAACCATGATGACCTGACCGGTTCTTCGAAAGGAATTAATCTGACGAATAACAACGACTATATACGTCGAACAGTATTCAACTGGTTTGATTCGGCCGGAAGATTGACCACTTCGGTGGATTTCGGATCCGGCGACACGGCCACCGGGACCGGGCAATGGAAGTACGCGACACGGCCCGTCCGCCCCTCGACTTTGCCGACGGCGTCAAGCAGTAGTGCGCTCGTGTCGAAAATCATTTACAATGTAGATTCAGGCCTCCCCGAAAGCGAGATCGACCCAGCTGGAATCACTAATAAGCGTTTTACCGATCGACTGGGACGCACCACATATCTCGCGGCCAATTTCAGCAATTTCAATGCGGCGACAGAATCCGGTACCGGTGACTCGACAGATCCGTCCAAAGACCAGGTCACGAATTGGATTTATGACGGTCCCAATCGACTGAAGCAATTGATTGCAATGGATCCTAATTCGGACGGAAATCTGGCAGACAACCAGGTCACAACTTACTTATATGAGGATGCGATCAGTGCGGATAGAACGACGAGTTCTATTTATTCAGACTCATCCGATACGACCTCGTCTGGCAGCGATCAAGTCAAGTTGACTTACAACGTGGATGGCAGTCTTAGTCAGCGAACGGACCAGCGCGGAACCGTGATCGATTACTCATACGCAAATACCCGCCTACCCGCAATACAGTCCGTTTCGATCTTGGGCTCGGGCGTCGACGGAAGTGTCCGCTCGATTGGGAGGACGTACGACAACTTGCGCCGTCTTCAGAAGCTCACCAGTTACGCGAGTGCCGCAGGGGCAGGAACCGTCGTCAACGAGGTTCAGTTTGTTCCCGATGAAATGGATCAAAACACCGCGACGTACCAGTCGCACAGCGGTGCTGTGAACACGTCAACGGCGCCCAAAGTATTGTACAACTACAACAACAATCTAACGGGATCAGTCTACAACAAACAATACCGAATGCAATTTACCACCTACCCCAATGGGCGGGTCATCTACCGCGACTTCGGTACGGCAGGGAATCCTTACGACGTCTTGAATCAAGTTCGATTCATTTACGAGACGAACACGCTCGGAACGCTTCTCGCGCAATATGACTACAACGGTGCAGGCTCGACTCTTGCGTCCGTGACATTGCCCGAGCCCTCGCTGAAGCTGGATTATTTCCAAGGCACGGCTGGAATCTACGCTGGGCGTGATCGATTCGGTCGTGTGGTCGACCAGTATTGGAAGGGGTCCGGAGCAACTGCGGATGCCGATCGATATCGTTATGGCTATGACTATGCAAGCCGCCGAGTTTTCAAGGACATCGATTCTTCAATTTACGCCACAAACACGAAGGATGAGGCCTACATCTACGACGGCCTACATCGACTGAGCAACACGAAAGTGGGAACGCTCTCTGGAGCGACGATTTCCGGAACACCCGCCACGGAAGAAACGTTTACGCTGGACGCATTGGGTAATTGGCCGAACTACGTCAAGAAAGCAGCAGGAACGACGAATCTCGATCAAACGAGAACAGTGAATTCAGCGAATGAACTGACGGGGATCGCCGCGTCCATCGGAACGACCTGGGCGACTCCGGCCTACGACGCCGCCGGAAATATGACGACCATGCCGAAGCCTACGACACTGACAACAGGCTATACCGCAACTTATGATGCCTGGAATCGGCTCGTCAAAATAGTGGACGCAATAACGAGCCAAACTGTCCAGCAGAACCAGTATGACGGACGAGATTTCCGAACGGTCATCCAAAGTTACACGAGTGGCACGCTCTCGGAAACGCGTCATTCCTATTTCACTGACGACTGGTGCTGCGTCGAAGAGCGAATCGGAGCTGCAACAACGGCCGACCGACAATTTGTGTGGGGCGGTCGTTACATAGATGAGCTGATTCTGCGCGATCGAGGCTCCGAAAGACTTTACGCTCTCCAGGACGCGAACTTCAATGTCACGGCCATCGTTGACACCTCGGGTGTCGCACAAGAGCGATTTACGTACTCCAGCTACGGGAATCCGACATTTCTGACGGGAGGCTTCGGGGCGCGCTCAGCGAGCAGTTTCGGTTGGGAAACCCTCTTTGGTGGTTACCGTTTCGACACTGGAGCACAACTTTCCACCGTGAGAAATCGGGTCTATCATCCCGTTCTTGGAAACTGGACAAAGCGAGATCCGCTTGGGTACGTCGGTGGGATGATGCTTTACGCGTACGTTGGAGGAAATCCGACCTTTTATGTCGACCCGACTGGTTTGCTTCCTCCTGGAATGCCAAATGATTGGGGATCTGGCAATACATCCGTTGGTAATTGCTGGCGATACGCTTGCAATGATCCGGGTAAGGAGGGTGAGCGTCACAGTATGTTTCCAGGTGGCGGCCCCTCTCCAAAGGGAAGGTTGTCGTGCAAGCAAGTGTTGGCTGGAGCCAATAAAACTAAAGGTGTAAAACCCTGCAAAGGCAAATGTCCAAAAGGATCCTATAAAGTCAAACTAGTAATCAGCAACAAATATTTCTCAGACAACGATTATCACTGGTATCGCCAAGATGATGATGGAACCTGGAGCAGTAAGCCAGGTAAAGATTCTGTTGAATCGGGAATCAATGATCCCATGGTGGATGCCAAGAAGAATGGATATAATATAGACTGTGGCGACTTATGTATTGATGTAGGGACTGATGTCGATTAA
- a CDS encoding PA14 domain-containing protein, giving the protein MRNGLVRLCALLLANGVLLCSYSGELRAQAQAKLPASWQQMSADDFAAAIRVLRDDETFKFLSVGEEQAAKAKGRDLFLQIDLLNTEMSFRTIGMLHWLVKYDLEPAVDERTRTALLTRREDWTGRSYEEGRAKIEMMMHYKFDDSVIIAEARRWVQAGGTIEQVPVEDLSIDLVRMIFSDAQLVNSSFDVEWEGSITTQVTGAHQFLISPINVNTGVTQFPVKFSMTVSIGGQVIIDSSPTKEKSPIVWFDPSEWISRSNVVSLTAGQAVPLRVTAKVDSLKALPSATLHAMLFWKAPGKQREEIVAPANLTLPDGSGQGLKATYRWNTNGQPQTLTRTDPNIDFAWTNRPILLAKDSTIGNQSANTVWRALTANSFVAEMIGPPTKLHPFLKEPDDSAAGMTTSRRSEFLDILLKNPALLDPMDTKRAVRFYEPFRVGVPDKALDAFGTWAIRNPDLIPDFSTDRVFNGDQRYAFSRMAIFVTQQLPGQAELLQANYLQLADGRCSLPVAYTLAHSYLGRKKYSEWLGILDAKLADKAVTGDARVNWLLARANAQELDPNSSSHYPHYYPVPFHNALGGLNYLDDALKAATTPAVKVRVAHEIISRLAWQGDFKQAKSVLQSLGTSLPEDQQAIVTDRLQQLDRFAAEAQQLNKDRPNIARQLHLKELKLRRDQAIKLGDSALTTRYDGLIDAATTNP; this is encoded by the coding sequence ATGCGAAATGGCCTCGTGCGTCTGTGTGCTTTGCTTCTCGCGAACGGAGTTCTCCTTTGTTCGTACTCGGGAGAATTGCGTGCGCAAGCACAGGCAAAGCTTCCTGCGAGTTGGCAGCAGATGTCAGCAGATGATTTTGCTGCGGCAATCCGCGTGCTTCGTGACGACGAAACGTTCAAGTTTCTAAGTGTTGGCGAGGAGCAAGCTGCGAAGGCAAAGGGGAGAGATCTCTTTCTCCAGATCGATTTGTTAAATACTGAAATGAGCTTTCGCACCATTGGAATGCTGCATTGGCTAGTAAAGTACGACCTGGAGCCTGCCGTTGATGAACGGACGCGCACTGCGCTATTGACCCGACGTGAGGACTGGACCGGAAGGTCCTATGAAGAGGGCCGCGCGAAGATCGAAATGATGATGCACTATAAGTTTGATGATAGTGTAATCATTGCCGAAGCACGCCGTTGGGTGCAGGCGGGAGGAACAATTGAGCAGGTTCCTGTCGAGGATTTGAGTATCGATCTTGTCAGAATGATTTTTTCCGATGCACAGCTCGTTAATAGTTCGTTTGATGTGGAATGGGAGGGCTCGATCACTACTCAGGTTACTGGCGCGCATCAATTCTTAATCAGCCCAATTAATGTGAACACGGGCGTCACCCAGTTTCCTGTCAAATTCTCCATGACGGTTTCGATCGGTGGCCAGGTCATCATCGACTCTTCACCTACTAAAGAAAAATCTCCCATTGTGTGGTTTGATCCGTCTGAATGGATCAGCCGCTCAAATGTTGTCTCACTAACCGCCGGGCAGGCCGTTCCCCTGCGAGTGACTGCAAAAGTCGATTCGCTGAAAGCGCTACCTTCGGCGACTCTGCACGCCATGCTGTTCTGGAAAGCGCCCGGCAAACAGCGTGAGGAAATTGTCGCACCGGCCAATTTGACTCTGCCCGACGGAAGCGGCCAGGGATTGAAGGCAACTTACAGATGGAATACGAACGGCCAGCCGCAGACACTGACTCGCACCGATCCGAATATCGACTTTGCGTGGACCAATCGTCCAATTTTGCTTGCGAAGGATTCGACGATCGGCAATCAAAGTGCTAATACCGTCTGGAGGGCGTTGACCGCCAATTCATTTGTCGCGGAGATGATTGGCCCTCCGACGAAGCTGCATCCATTTTTGAAAGAGCCCGACGATTCTGCCGCAGGAATGACGACAAGCCGCAGGTCAGAGTTCCTCGACATCCTCCTGAAGAATCCGGCGTTGCTCGACCCGATGGACACCAAGCGAGCCGTTCGCTTTTACGAGCCCTTCCGCGTGGGAGTTCCCGACAAAGCACTCGATGCGTTTGGAACGTGGGCGATCCGCAACCCCGACTTGATTCCGGATTTTTCGACCGATCGCGTCTTCAATGGCGATCAGCGATACGCATTTTCCCGTATGGCGATTTTCGTGACACAACAATTACCCGGCCAGGCGGAGTTATTACAGGCAAATTATTTGCAACTTGCAGACGGTCGCTGTTCCCTTCCTGTTGCCTACACATTGGCTCATAGCTACCTAGGACGAAAAAAATATTCTGAATGGTTGGGAATACTCGATGCCAAACTGGCGGACAAAGCCGTCACTGGCGATGCGCGTGTGAACTGGTTGCTAGCGCGCGCCAATGCCCAGGAACTGGACCCCAATTCGTCTTCGCACTACCCGCACTACTATCCGGTGCCATTCCACAATGCGTTGGGGGGCCTGAATTACCTCGATGACGCGCTAAAGGCGGCCACCACGCCTGCCGTCAAGGTGCGAGTTGCTCATGAGATTATTTCTCGGCTGGCGTGGCAGGGAGATTTCAAGCAGGCGAAGTCCGTGCTGCAATCTCTGGGAACGTCTCTGCCGGAGGATCAGCAGGCCATTGTGACCGATCGTCTGCAGCAACTTGATCGGTTTGCAGCCGAGGCACAGCAACTTAACAAAGACCGGCCCAACATCGCACGGCAGTTGCATTTGAAAGAGCTGAAGCTGCGGCGTGATCAAGCGATCAAACTCGGCGACTCGGCACTGACGACCCGTTACGACGGTTTGATCGATGCGGCCACGACAAACCCTTGA